From one Microlunatus sp. Gsoil 973 genomic stretch:
- the nirD gene encoding nitrite reductase small subunit NirD: MTTIMERAGSITAVEDWYPICELTDLEPEWGEAALVDGVQVAVFRLWDDRVVITANRDPRTGSAVIARGIIGSHQGVPTIASPLYKEAYSLHTGECLSNPDLRLELYPSRVVDGTIQVAVADSADTSS; encoded by the coding sequence ATGACGACGATCATGGAACGGGCGGGATCGATCACAGCGGTCGAGGATTGGTACCCGATCTGCGAACTGACCGACCTGGAACCGGAATGGGGCGAGGCTGCGCTGGTCGACGGCGTCCAGGTGGCGGTGTTCCGGCTGTGGGACGACCGTGTGGTGATCACCGCCAACCGTGATCCACGGACCGGGTCGGCGGTGATCGCCCGCGGCATCATCGGCAGCCATCAGGGCGTACCGACCATCGCCTCACCCCTGTACAAAGAGGCGTACAGCCTGCACACCGGCGAGTGTCTCAGCAACCCCGACCTGCGACTTGAGTTGTATCCGAGCCGCGTCGTCGACGGCACTATCCAGGTCGCAGTGGCTGACAGTGCGGACACCAGTAGCTGA
- a CDS encoding mercuric reductase: MDRFDAIVIGAGQAGPGVAGDLAGRHDRVALIELEQVGGTCLNHGCRPTKALRASAQAAYRARRAADYGVHTGEVTVDFPAVMQRMHTMIDGWRSGLHDWLLSLEHLELIIGPAQLHTSGQGPHRVTVGDRELEAPEIYLDVGARASAPPIPGLDQVAYLTEVELLQLTSLPERLIIIGGSYIGCEFGQMFARFGSEVTIIGSIAPREDDDVSEAVATTLREEGVRIVAARATGVEPAGEGVQVNCADGTQVTASHLLVAAGRRPNIDLLGDDHGLEVDERGYLRIDSRFATSVPRVWALGDVNGHGAFTHTAYQDSQILLDPDRSLDGRITAYAMFTDPPLGRVGMTQAEAETSGRRVLKAELPMSRVSRAVLDSETTGLMRVLVDADTEEILGATFYGLSGDDLAQQVGLAMQAKIGYKAVRDALPIHPTVAEFIPTLMSSLTEL; the protein is encoded by the coding sequence ATGGACCGTTTCGACGCCATCGTCATCGGGGCCGGCCAGGCCGGCCCCGGAGTTGCGGGAGATCTCGCCGGACGCCACGACCGAGTCGCCTTGATCGAACTGGAGCAGGTCGGCGGGACCTGCCTGAACCACGGCTGTCGCCCGACCAAGGCGCTGCGGGCCAGCGCACAGGCGGCGTACCGGGCCCGTCGGGCAGCCGACTACGGCGTGCACACCGGCGAGGTGACCGTCGACTTTCCTGCCGTCATGCAGCGGATGCACACCATGATCGACGGCTGGCGATCCGGCCTGCACGACTGGTTGCTGTCTCTGGAACATCTGGAGTTGATCATCGGCCCGGCGCAACTGCACACCTCCGGGCAGGGTCCCCACCGGGTGACCGTCGGTGACCGCGAACTCGAGGCGCCGGAGATCTATCTCGATGTCGGCGCCCGGGCGAGCGCGCCACCGATCCCCGGCCTTGACCAGGTGGCGTACCTGACCGAGGTCGAGTTGCTGCAACTGACCAGTCTGCCGGAGCGGTTGATCATCATCGGCGGCAGCTACATCGGCTGCGAGTTCGGACAGATGTTCGCCCGTTTCGGTTCCGAGGTGACCATCATCGGCTCGATCGCGCCGCGGGAGGACGATGACGTCTCCGAGGCGGTCGCAACGACACTGCGCGAGGAGGGCGTACGGATCGTTGCGGCGCGGGCGACAGGGGTCGAACCTGCCGGCGAGGGGGTGCAGGTGAACTGCGCGGACGGTACCCAGGTCACAGCAAGCCACCTGCTGGTGGCCGCGGGGCGCCGACCCAACATCGATCTGCTCGGTGATGATCACGGACTGGAGGTCGACGAGCGGGGCTACCTGCGGATCGATTCGCGGTTCGCCACGTCGGTTCCGCGGGTATGGGCGCTCGGTGACGTGAACGGGCACGGCGCCTTCACCCACACGGCCTACCAGGACAGCCAGATCCTGCTCGATCCCGACCGCAGTCTGGACGGCAGGATCACCGCGTACGCCATGTTCACCGATCCGCCGCTGGGCCGGGTCGGGATGACCCAGGCTGAGGCCGAGACGTCAGGTCGCCGAGTGTTGAAGGCCGAGTTGCCGATGTCCCGGGTCAGCCGGGCGGTGTTGGACAGCGAGACGACCGGGTTGATGCGGGTGCTGGTCGATGCCGACACCGAGGAGATCCTCGGTGCGACCTTCTACGGCCTCAGCGGTGACGATCTCGCCCAACAGGTCGGGCTGGCGATGCAGGCCAAGATCGGCTACAAGGCCGTCCGGGACGCGTTGCCGATCCACCCGACCGTCGCCGAGTTCATCCCCACGCTGATGTCGTCGCTGACCGAACTGTAG
- a CDS encoding M50 family metallopeptidase — translation MITEIWRRATATQPAPPPGLVGTIAVLGLVLVLYRRCWPITRLLVTITHEGAHASAALLVGRRLTGIRLNSDTSGLTVSRGRARGPGMIIMLAVGYLGPALAGLGAAAMLVAGHSIGLLWLLVALLTVMLLLIRNFYGVLVLLVAGAAVFAISWYVPPAWQSAVAYLITWVLLIAAPKPVVELIMQRRQGGDRGSDVAQLARLTRIPGGLWAGFFLICSLFGLALGTAVLLPSLIALFRPMLP, via the coding sequence GTGATCACCGAAATCTGGCGACGCGCAACAGCTACCCAGCCGGCACCGCCTCCTGGACTGGTCGGGACGATCGCCGTGCTGGGACTGGTGCTCGTGCTGTATCGGCGATGCTGGCCGATCACCCGCCTGCTGGTGACGATCACCCACGAGGGCGCGCACGCGTCGGCAGCGCTGTTGGTCGGCCGCCGCCTCACCGGCATCCGGCTGAATTCCGACACCTCGGGTCTGACGGTGTCCCGGGGACGAGCACGCGGACCGGGCATGATCATCATGCTGGCGGTGGGCTACCTGGGCCCCGCGTTGGCCGGGCTGGGCGCTGCGGCGATGCTCGTCGCCGGACACAGCATCGGTTTGCTCTGGTTGTTGGTCGCCCTGCTGACGGTGATGCTGTTGTTGATCAGGAACTTCTACGGTGTGCTGGTGCTCCTGGTCGCCGGGGCGGCCGTCTTCGCGATCAGCTGGTACGTGCCACCGGCCTGGCAGTCGGCGGTGGCCTACCTGATCACCTGGGTGCTGCTGATCGCCGCACCCAAACCCGTGGTCGAGTTGATCATGCAGCGCCGGCAGGGTGGCGATCGCGGTTCGGACGTGGCTCAACTGGCCCGGCTGACCCGGATTCCCGGCGGCCTGTGGGCCGGCTTCTTCCTGATCTGTTCCCTGTTCGGCCTCGCGTTGGGGACGGCGGTGTTGTTGCCGAGCCTGATCGCACTGTTCCGGCCGATGCTTCCCTGA
- a CDS encoding DNA-3-methyladenine glycosylase, whose amino-acid sequence MTFELDGDVVVAARSLLGAVLRRGPVAVRICEVEAYDGAVDPASHAYNGKTDRNFVMFGPAGHLYVYFTYGMHHACNVSAGPVGRGCGVLLRSGEVIAGHDEARQRRGSRIVDRDLARGPGRLAQALGITRADNGADLLHGGEIGLTPRIDPVTKINTGPRVGITKAVDLPWRFWIADSPYVSAYRPGVVRDRRRSAG is encoded by the coding sequence ATGACGTTCGAGCTGGACGGCGATGTCGTTGTCGCTGCCCGATCGCTGCTCGGTGCCGTACTGCGGCGTGGTCCGGTCGCGGTACGGATCTGCGAGGTCGAGGCCTACGACGGCGCCGTGGACCCGGCATCGCATGCCTACAACGGGAAGACCGACCGGAACTTCGTGATGTTCGGTCCTGCCGGACATCTCTACGTCTATTTCACCTACGGCATGCACCACGCCTGCAACGTGTCGGCTGGTCCGGTCGGCCGCGGGTGCGGAGTGCTGTTGCGATCCGGCGAGGTGATCGCAGGACACGACGAGGCCAGGCAACGGCGGGGGAGCCGCATCGTCGATCGTGATCTCGCCCGCGGGCCGGGCCGGCTGGCCCAGGCACTCGGCATCACCCGGGCCGACAACGGTGCCGACCTGCTCCACGGTGGCGAGATCGGCCTGACCCCGCGGATTGATCCGGTGACCAAGATCAACACCGGTCCCCGGGTCGGGATCACCAAGGCCGTCGACCTGCCGTGGCGGTTCTGGATCGCCGACAGCCCGTACGTCTCCGCCTACCGTCCAGGGGTCGTCCGGGACCGCCGCCGCTCCGCCGGGTGA
- the pgi gene encoding glucose-6-phosphate isomerase produces the protein MTTPVDPTSTAAWAKLTELHASLQPDLRGWFAADPDRAATFTFRAADLLVDLSKNFLTAEIRQALVELAEQVGLTDRIEQMFTGRHINVTEDRAVLHTALRAPEGTELEVDGQDVVADVHKVLKKVYDFATKVRSGEWTGVTGKPIETVVNIGIGGSDLGPVMAYEALLPYRQEGLTARFISNIDPTDAYLKTHNLDPETTLFIVSSKTFGTLETLTNARLARSWLLGGLAKSGAISADEDSSKQAVAKHFVAVSTALDKVAAFGIDPANAFGFWDWVGGRYSVDSAIGTSLVVAIGPENFADFLAGFRAMDEHFRHTPTAENVPALIGLLNVWYNNFFGAQTHAVLPYSQYLHRFPAYLQQLTMESNGKGVRYDGSPVVTQTGEVFWGEPGTNGQHAFYQLIHQGTRLIPADFIAFANPAHPLTDGDADVHELFLANFFAQTRALAFGKTADEVRAEGTAEEIVPARVFTGNRPTNSIMAPALTPSVLGQLIALYEHITFTQGTVWGIDSFDQWGVELGKQLAQEVTPAVAGDADALADQDSSTQSLIGYYRRHRS, from the coding sequence ATGACAACACCGGTCGATCCCACATCCACCGCGGCCTGGGCGAAGCTGACCGAACTGCACGCGAGTCTCCAACCCGACCTGCGCGGTTGGTTCGCCGCGGACCCTGATCGGGCTGCGACCTTCACATTCCGTGCCGCAGACCTGCTTGTCGATCTGTCCAAGAACTTCCTCACTGCCGAGATCAGGCAAGCGCTGGTCGAACTCGCCGAGCAGGTCGGCCTGACCGACCGCATCGAGCAGATGTTCACCGGCCGGCACATCAACGTCACCGAGGATCGGGCCGTCCTGCACACCGCGCTCCGGGCACCCGAGGGCACCGAACTCGAGGTCGACGGCCAGGACGTCGTCGCCGACGTGCACAAGGTGCTGAAGAAGGTCTACGACTTCGCCACCAAGGTGCGCAGCGGCGAGTGGACCGGGGTCACCGGCAAGCCGATCGAGACGGTGGTCAACATCGGGATCGGCGGTTCCGATCTCGGCCCGGTGATGGCGTACGAGGCCCTCCTGCCCTATCGGCAGGAGGGGCTGACCGCCCGCTTCATCTCCAACATCGACCCGACCGACGCGTACCTGAAGACCCACAATCTCGATCCGGAGACCACGCTCTTCATTGTCAGCTCCAAGACCTTCGGCACCTTGGAGACACTGACCAACGCCCGGCTCGCCCGCAGTTGGCTGCTGGGCGGGTTGGCGAAGTCCGGGGCGATCTCCGCTGACGAGGACTCCAGCAAGCAAGCGGTCGCCAAACACTTCGTTGCGGTCTCCACCGCGCTGGACAAGGTGGCCGCCTTCGGCATCGACCCCGCGAACGCGTTCGGTTTCTGGGACTGGGTCGGTGGGCGCTACTCGGTCGACTCGGCGATCGGCACCTCGCTGGTCGTGGCGATCGGACCGGAGAACTTCGCCGACTTCCTCGCCGGTTTCCGCGCGATGGACGAACACTTCCGGCATACGCCGACGGCGGAGAACGTGCCCGCGCTGATCGGCCTGCTCAACGTCTGGTACAACAACTTCTTCGGTGCCCAGACCCATGCCGTGCTGCCGTATTCGCAGTACCTGCACCGGTTCCCGGCGTACCTGCAACAGCTGACCATGGAGTCCAACGGCAAGGGTGTTCGCTACGACGGCAGCCCGGTGGTGACGCAGACCGGTGAGGTGTTCTGGGGCGAGCCCGGGACGAATGGCCAACACGCCTTCTACCAGCTGATCCACCAGGGCACCCGGCTGATCCCGGCCGACTTCATCGCCTTCGCCAATCCGGCGCATCCGCTCACCGACGGCGACGCGGACGTGCACGAACTGTTCCTGGCGAACTTCTTCGCCCAGACCCGGGCGCTGGCCTTCGGCAAGACCGCCGACGAGGTCCGGGCCGAGGGCACCGCGGAAGAGATCGTTCCCGCCCGTGTGTTCACCGGGAACCGGCCGACCAATTCGATCATGGCTCCGGCGCTGACGCCGTCAGTGCTCGGGCAGTTGATCGCCCTCTACGAGCACATCACCTTCACCCAGGGAACGGTGTGGGGCATTGACAGCTTCGACCAGTGGGGTGTGGAACTTGGCAAACAACTCGCCCAGGAGGTCACTCCAGCGGTCGCTGGTGACGCCGACGCGTTGGCCGATCAGGACTCCTCGACCCAGTCGCTGATCGGCTACTACCGCCGACACCGGTCCTGA
- a CDS encoding DNA-formamidopyrimidine glycosylase family protein produces the protein MPEGDTVWRAAHLLHRALAGNSLTRCEFRVPALATTDLTGRIVTEAVSRGKHLLIRFDNGWSLHSHLRMEGSWRIFADGRRWNGGPSHEIRAVLGVPGSTAVGYRLGVLELVRTDQESAVVGHLGPDLLGPEWDLAEAVRRLRAEPDRAIGEALLDQRNLAGIGTVYRAEILFLQGIHPRTPVGQVRDLERLCERVRQLLIMNRSGFEQNTTGDRRPGRSHWVYGRAGRECRRCGTAIAMEEFGPYGQERVSYWCPHCQPLRPG, from the coding sequence GTGCCCGAAGGTGACACCGTCTGGCGCGCCGCCCACCTACTGCATCGCGCATTGGCCGGAAATTCCCTGACCAGGTGTGAATTCCGTGTGCCTGCGCTGGCGACGACCGACCTGACGGGCCGGATCGTGACCGAGGCGGTCTCCCGTGGCAAGCATCTGCTGATCAGATTCGACAACGGGTGGAGCCTGCACAGCCATCTGCGGATGGAGGGATCCTGGCGGATCTTCGCCGACGGGCGCCGCTGGAATGGTGGACCCAGTCACGAAATCCGTGCTGTCCTCGGTGTCCCGGGCAGTACCGCGGTTGGCTACCGGCTGGGCGTCCTGGAGTTGGTCCGGACCGATCAGGAGTCCGCCGTCGTGGGCCATCTCGGTCCCGACCTGCTCGGACCCGAGTGGGATCTCGCCGAAGCTGTTCGACGACTGCGTGCCGAGCCAGACCGGGCGATCGGAGAGGCGCTGCTCGACCAACGGAACCTCGCCGGGATCGGTACCGTCTACCGGGCGGAGATCCTCTTTCTGCAGGGCATCCATCCGCGGACGCCGGTGGGCCAGGTTCGTGATCTTGAACGGCTGTGCGAGCGGGTCCGCCAGTTGTTGATCATGAACCGCTCGGGGTTCGAACAGAACACCACCGGTGATCGCCGACCGGGACGCAGCCATTGGGTGTACGGCCGCGCCGGCCGGGAATGCCGCAGGTGCGGCACTGCGATCGCGATGGAGGAGTTCGGACCCTACGGACAGGAGCGGGTCAGCTACTGGTGTCCGCACTGTCAGCCACTGCGACCTGGATAG
- a CDS encoding PIG-L family deacetylase translates to MLIGAVNGVRSVGTLCPYTLGVIAMRFPHSRPVRQLLLVLAVLAAAVGSASAHPAAATPLPHHGSGYIAPPGTKINVMGEWAHPDDDTSIIGPCGVWHRKYGTRCGIIQITRGEGGGNAYGTESGQALGLRRENEDRIAHYRSGTVDLFYVDRVDFFYNQSAPLTQQIWDEQETLRRVTRIIRTTQPDIFIGFTPTLAAGHGNHQQAGRLIWEGVRAAADPTMFPDQLTGPHAVSTWQVKKIFSGGSTTGTGGTPTSPNCAGGFIPAATNPSTVAGVWTGYDSPYRWPKGNLQGRPAGTPKIWQQVADEGRSAYPTQSRTMYMGTSAPGCSRFAMTDSWVPFQPNTRADGSANPKAGLDDAIFFGASKPDPGGLPLGTLEYLSFSDFYVVPGQPFTVTLHLRAGKGVIPNATARLMLPAGWTSDGQKRLAVTGRADETTVDFTVTPAAEGAIGQYAKIAAQVTAGRASGYTDNVVQLVAPAEGRYQRWGKWAEYDSWLQDTAPAARRLGRSDAVATVVLGRSMTIPVDVHNWSDRPQRGRVSLELPADFTADATTKDYGLLAPGKTTTVTFSVTNTDTTLPAGQQASIPITTTAQGSSQPSTDTLAVSIVPATSIRQVSGAPVVDGHASAAEYPGPKLDIGRIWQGASGCATPADCGESADGPGTYAKVSWSDDALYFFVHVLDDYQSYAVTPAECVAHWLADSVEFQIDPQGNASQDAMDTADTFKLGVFPYTDDPDNSNGNGVNGPCWERDADNHQGYATGPLADTVQDAPNAAGVEVASTATWVGSNSTTVDHAYTGGGYDLEVKIPIADLPEAIDPDHLAINITPYDNDDTAADGTTELRHIDISTRLAWSAFGSVQSDPYRWGVATMPGYTPPEDQPTQAPPPILGHTNLSGADSPQTIIQSARNGVPIAGRPPVTARNGISVKDARVTPTGASLVIDSRSSGTAHVFAWHDPSGDIPVYSTSCPAADDPPPDYGFTPCATSDGGIPAWSPDMSGHALGDRTVTVHPGRQLVTIPLDSAARDQVRTSGRLLVSYVSDDGLVQALDLNPR, encoded by the coding sequence TTGCTGATCGGGGCTGTCAACGGCGTGCGATCCGTCGGCACGCTGTGCCCGTACACCCTCGGAGTGATCGCAATGCGGTTCCCTCACTCACGCCCCGTTCGTCAGCTGCTGCTGGTTCTCGCGGTGCTGGCGGCCGCCGTCGGTTCGGCGTCCGCACACCCGGCCGCCGCGACGCCGCTGCCCCATCACGGCTCCGGCTACATCGCCCCGCCGGGCACCAAGATCAACGTGATGGGCGAGTGGGCCCATCCCGACGACGACACCAGCATCATCGGCCCGTGTGGCGTCTGGCACCGGAAGTACGGCACCCGCTGCGGGATCATCCAGATCACCCGCGGCGAGGGCGGCGGAAACGCGTACGGGACCGAGAGCGGACAGGCGTTGGGGCTCCGCCGGGAGAACGAGGACCGGATCGCCCACTACCGGTCAGGGACCGTCGACCTGTTCTACGTTGACCGGGTCGACTTCTTCTACAACCAGAGCGCACCGCTGACCCAGCAGATCTGGGACGAGCAGGAGACCCTGCGGCGCGTCACCCGGATCATCCGCACCACCCAGCCCGACATCTTCATCGGGTTCACGCCGACCCTCGCCGCTGGGCACGGCAACCATCAACAGGCCGGACGGCTGATCTGGGAAGGCGTTCGGGCGGCCGCGGATCCGACCATGTTCCCCGACCAGCTCACCGGTCCCCACGCAGTGAGCACCTGGCAGGTCAAGAAGATCTTCTCCGGCGGCAGCACGACGGGCACCGGCGGAACCCCGACCAGCCCCAACTGCGCTGGTGGCTTCATCCCTGCCGCGACCAACCCGTCGACCGTCGCCGGAGTGTGGACCGGCTACGACTCGCCGTACCGCTGGCCGAAGGGCAACCTGCAGGGCCGACCGGCGGGAACGCCGAAGATCTGGCAGCAGGTCGCCGACGAGGGCCGCTCGGCCTATCCGACGCAGAGCAGGACCATGTACATGGGCACTTCGGCACCGGGCTGTTCCCGGTTCGCGATGACCGACTCCTGGGTGCCCTTCCAGCCCAACACGCGTGCCGACGGATCGGCCAACCCGAAGGCCGGCCTGGACGATGCGATCTTCTTCGGGGCAAGCAAACCCGATCCGGGCGGACTGCCGCTGGGCACCCTGGAGTATCTGAGTTTCTCCGACTTCTACGTCGTGCCGGGCCAGCCGTTCACGGTGACCCTGCACCTGCGAGCAGGCAAGGGAGTGATCCCGAACGCCACGGCCAGGCTGATGCTGCCCGCCGGCTGGACCAGCGACGGCCAGAAACGGCTTGCGGTGACAGGTCGCGCCGACGAGACCACCGTCGATTTCACGGTCACGCCGGCTGCCGAAGGTGCGATCGGCCAGTACGCCAAGATCGCGGCACAGGTCACCGCCGGCAGGGCGAGCGGCTACACCGACAACGTCGTCCAGCTTGTCGCACCTGCCGAGGGCCGTTACCAGCGCTGGGGCAAATGGGCCGAGTACGACTCCTGGCTTCAGGACACCGCGCCCGCCGCCCGGCGGCTCGGCCGCTCGGACGCGGTGGCCACGGTCGTGCTCGGCCGGTCGATGACGATTCCGGTCGATGTGCACAACTGGTCCGACCGACCGCAGAGGGGACGGGTCTCCCTCGAACTGCCCGCGGACTTCACCGCCGACGCCACCACGAAGGACTACGGGCTGCTCGCCCCGGGAAAGACGACGACAGTCACCTTCAGCGTGACCAACACCGACACCACGCTCCCGGCGGGACAACAGGCGTCCATCCCGATCACCACGACCGCCCAGGGCTCATCCCAACCGTCGACCGACACCCTGGCCGTGTCGATCGTGCCGGCGACCTCGATCCGGCAGGTGAGCGGGGCGCCGGTGGTCGACGGGCACGCGTCCGCCGCCGAGTATCCCGGTCCGAAACTGGACATCGGCCGGATCTGGCAGGGGGCCTCGGGATGTGCCACGCCCGCCGACTGCGGCGAGTCCGCGGACGGTCCCGGCACTTACGCCAAGGTCAGCTGGTCCGATGACGCGCTCTACTTCTTCGTCCACGTCCTCGACGACTACCAGTCCTATGCCGTGACCCCGGCGGAATGCGTCGCTCACTGGTTGGCCGACTCGGTGGAGTTCCAGATCGATCCGCAGGGCAACGCCTCCCAGGATGCGATGGACACGGCGGACACCTTCAAGCTGGGCGTCTTCCCCTACACCGATGACCCGGACAACAGCAACGGCAACGGCGTGAACGGTCCCTGCTGGGAGAGGGACGCCGACAATCATCAGGGCTACGCGACCGGGCCACTGGCCGACACGGTGCAGGACGCCCCGAATGCAGCCGGCGTCGAGGTCGCTTCGACGGCGACGTGGGTGGGTTCGAACAGCACGACTGTTGATCATGCCTATACCGGCGGCGGTTATGACCTCGAGGTCAAGATCCCGATCGCGGACCTGCCGGAGGCCATCGACCCGGATCATCTGGCGATCAACATCACCCCCTACGACAACGACGACACCGCGGCGGACGGGACCACCGAATTGCGGCACATCGACATCAGTACCCGGCTGGCCTGGAGCGCCTTCGGCAGCGTGCAGTCGGACCCGTACCGGTGGGGTGTCGCGACGATGCCCGGTTACACCCCGCCCGAGGATCAACCGACGCAGGCGCCGCCGCCGATCCTCGGCCACACCAACCTGAGCGGGGCCGACTCGCCGCAGACGATCATCCAGTCGGCCCGCAACGGGGTCCCGATCGCCGGTCGCCCGCCGGTGACGGCCCGAAACGGTATTTCGGTGAAGGACGCCCGGGTCACTCCGACCGGCGCCTCGCTGGTGATCGACTCGCGGAGCAGCGGCACCGCACACGTCTTCGCCTGGCACGATCCCAGCGGGGACATCCCGGTCTATTCGACCAGTTGTCCGGCCGCCGACGATCCGCCACCGGACTACGGCTTCACCCCGTGTGCCACGTCGGACGGCGGCATTCCGGCCTGGTCGCCGGACATGAGTGGACACGCACTCGGCGACCGCACCGTGACGGTGCACCCCGGGAGGCAACTGGTGACGATTCCTCTGGACAGCGCCGCCCGTGATCAAGTACGGACCAGCGGCAGGCTGCTGGTCTCCTACGTCTCCGACGACGGCCTGGTCCAGGCGCTGGATCTGAACCCGCGATGA
- a CDS encoding DUF4395 domain-containing protein, translating into MTTPSHTAELAAQREAGWIDPRGQRFGAGITTVVLAIALVLQNPWILLFQALIFAVTVAAGPAGGPYGLIFRRMIRPRISAPLELEDPRPPRFAQLVGLIFSVAGVIGFASGVWLLGLIATGCAVVAALLNALIGYCLGCEMYLLGRRLLSARR; encoded by the coding sequence ATGACCACGCCAAGCCACACCGCCGAACTCGCTGCACAGCGTGAGGCCGGCTGGATCGACCCCAGGGGTCAGCGTTTCGGGGCCGGGATCACCACCGTCGTCCTGGCAATTGCCCTCGTCCTGCAGAACCCCTGGATCCTGCTGTTCCAGGCGCTGATCTTCGCGGTCACGGTGGCGGCCGGACCGGCTGGCGGTCCGTACGGGCTGATCTTCCGCCGGATGATCCGCCCGCGGATCTCCGCGCCGCTGGAACTGGAGGATCCGAGACCGCCACGCTTCGCCCAACTGGTCGGCCTGATCTTCTCCGTTGCCGGCGTGATCGGCTTCGCCAGCGGCGTCTGGCTGCTCGGGCTGATCGCCACCGGATGCGCCGTGGTGGCCGCTCTGTTGAACGCGTTGATCGGCTACTGCCTTGGCTGCGAGATGTACCTGCTCGGCCGTCGGCTGCTGTCGGCGCGCCGCTGA
- a CDS encoding vancomycin high temperature exclusion protein, whose amino-acid sequence MSTAAAVGYVRRQAHGHLYSLQDVPVTPVGIVFGALVYADGAPSAFLRARLDLGRELLDRGRISMILVTGDHAAEFFDETEAMRRYLVDHGVPKDKIIVDRYGFDTYDSVVRARDVFGIRQATMITQSYHLPRAVGTARAVGLDAVGVGDRTVRNRRLAWVKGVVRDQLACVKTVYDLAAHRPPIGDPAAGAPELVRN is encoded by the coding sequence GTGTCGACGGCGGCAGCCGTCGGCTATGTTCGCCGCCAGGCGCACGGTCACCTCTATTCACTCCAGGACGTGCCGGTCACGCCGGTCGGCATCGTGTTCGGCGCGCTGGTCTACGCCGACGGCGCGCCGTCCGCATTTCTCCGGGCACGGCTGGACCTCGGCCGCGAGTTGCTGGACCGCGGCAGGATCTCGATGATCTTGGTGACGGGTGATCATGCGGCAGAGTTCTTCGACGAGACCGAGGCCATGAGGCGTTATCTCGTTGATCATGGCGTTCCGAAGGACAAGATCATCGTCGACCGCTACGGCTTCGACACCTACGACTCCGTTGTCCGGGCGCGGGACGTCTTCGGGATCCGTCAGGCGACCATGATCACCCAGAGCTACCACCTGCCCCGCGCGGTTGGTACCGCTCGCGCTGTCGGGCTCGATGCGGTCGGAGTCGGCGACCGGACCGTCAGGAACCGGCGGCTCGCCTGGGTCAAGGGCGTCGTCCGGGACCAGCTCGCCTGTGTCAAGACGGTCTACGATCTCGCCGCTCACCGGCCCCCGATCGGTGACCCCGCCGCGGGGGCTCCCGAGCTGGTTCGGAACTGA
- a CDS encoding thioredoxin family protein, with the protein MWVGWVALLVVLLVTVAFVGYRRRTDGRFRAVAPAGSAEPPRLTEADLGRPLGRDATVVQFSSEFCAPCRAAERVITDAVAEHDGVGYVDLDSAEKLDLTRRLNILRTPTVVITDRTGRVVHRTAGVPTKQSLQESVQAALSAGASR; encoded by the coding sequence ATGTGGGTCGGATGGGTCGCGTTGCTGGTGGTGCTACTGGTGACCGTCGCCTTCGTCGGCTATCGACGGCGCACGGACGGGCGATTCCGTGCCGTGGCACCTGCCGGCTCCGCCGAACCGCCCCGCCTGACCGAGGCCGACCTGGGTAGGCCGTTGGGCCGTGATGCGACCGTCGTCCAGTTCTCCAGCGAGTTCTGTGCGCCGTGCCGAGCAGCCGAACGGGTCATCACCGACGCCGTTGCCGAGCACGACGGCGTCGGGTACGTCGATCTCGATTCGGCCGAGAAGCTGGACTTGACCCGGCGGCTCAACATTCTCCGGACGCCGACCGTGGTGATCACCGACCGCACCGGCCGGGTCGTCCACCGGACCGCCGGGGTACCGACCAAGCAGTCCCTGCAAGAGTCCGTGCAAGCCGCCCTTTCCGCAGGAGCCAGCCGATGA